In the Clostridia bacterium genome, one interval contains:
- a CDS encoding 4Fe-4S dicluster domain-containing protein, whose translation MGFRKEGIAVLAFKSEVAMIKHEVLREVARLALAEQLRDQVDRLPRAFTDSGITHYRCCVYKERAILAQRIKLALGFSPHEVDPETRLSEVVDAYYAGHQIVAPVIDIIEEACDRCPIDRYMVTDACRGCVAHFCVNACPKKAISIMGRRAYIDQEQCVECGRCSRACHLHAIVEVMRPCERSCPTGAIKPGPNRNSVIDKGLCTSCGACVAACPFGAISDKSQLVDVIQWVKAGERVVAAFAPALVGQFGPRVDMGQVLATLKQLGFAATAEVAYGADQVARQEAEEFGRRVAETGWLASSCCPAFVAFIRKHYPDLVDHISKTPSPMVMLARHLKKQDPNIRVVFIGPCVAKKEEALAPGSGVDAALTFTEVAAWMDAMGSDPAKITVPVEPDQVASPWGRGFAVSGGVAAALKAALEGQGTEVGFKPVLANGLEECKRYLTLAQAGKLPGNFLEGMACVGGCVGGPAALVEAAHGARAVERFKCA comes from the coding sequence TTGGGTTTTAGGAAAGAGGGGATTGCCGTGCTGGCGTTTAAGTCCGAGGTTGCTATGATCAAGCATGAGGTATTGCGGGAGGTGGCGAGGCTGGCTTTGGCCGAGCAGCTCCGCGACCAAGTGGACCGCTTGCCGCGTGCTTTTACTGATTCGGGAATTACCCATTATCGGTGTTGCGTTTACAAGGAACGTGCCATTCTGGCCCAGCGGATTAAGCTGGCCTTGGGCTTTTCGCCCCATGAGGTGGATCCAGAGACCAGGCTAAGCGAGGTAGTAGATGCGTATTACGCTGGGCACCAGATAGTAGCCCCGGTTATCGATATCATTGAGGAGGCGTGTGATCGCTGCCCCATAGATCGCTATATGGTTACCGATGCTTGTCGGGGCTGCGTGGCTCATTTCTGCGTCAATGCTTGTCCCAAGAAGGCCATTAGCATTATGGGGCGGCGGGCTTACATCGATCAGGAGCAATGTGTCGAATGCGGCCGTTGCAGCCGGGCCTGTCACCTCCATGCCATCGTGGAGGTAATGCGTCCATGCGAGCGCTCCTGCCCTACTGGGGCCATCAAACCGGGGCCCAACCGCAATTCCGTCATTGATAAGGGCTTGTGCACTAGCTGCGGGGCTTGTGTTGCCGCTTGTCCCTTTGGCGCCATAAGCGACAAGTCCCAGCTAGTAGACGTGATTCAGTGGGTAAAGGCTGGGGAGCGAGTGGTAGCGGCTTTTGCCCCGGCTCTGGTTGGCCAGTTCGGGCCTCGAGTGGACATGGGGCAAGTGCTGGCTACCCTAAAGCAGTTGGGCTTTGCCGCTACCGCTGAGGTGGCCTATGGGGCCGACCAGGTGGCCAGGCAGGAAGCCGAAGAGTTCGGCCGGCGGGTGGCCGAAACAGGGTGGCTGGCCAGTTCCTGCTGCCCGGCCTTTGTGGCGTTTATTAGAAAGCATTACCCGGATTTGGTTGACCATATTTCCAAGACCCCTTCTCCCATGGTGATGTTGGCTCGTCACCTTAAGAAGCAAGACCCGAATATCCGGGTGGTATTCATAGGGCCGTGCGTGGCCAAGAAAGAAGAGGCCTTGGCTCCAGGAAGCGGCGTAGACGCAGCCCTTACCTTTACTGAGGTAGCGGCTTGGATGGATGCTATGGGCTCGGATCCAGCTAAGATTACCGTGCCAGTGGAGCCGGACCAGGTGGCATCGCCTTGGGGACGGGGCTTCGCGGTGAGTGGTGGGGTAGCCGCGGCTCTGAAGGCGGCCCTAGAGGGCCAGGGTACCGAGGTTGGATTTAAGCCGGTCCTGGCCAATGGTTTAGAGGAGTGCAAGCGCTACCTGACTCTGGCCCAAGCTGGGAAGTTGCCGGGGAATTTCCTGGAGGGAATGGCATGCGTTGGTGGTTGCGTAGGCGGCCCGGCGGCCCTGGTGGAGGCGGCCCATGGGGCCCGAGCGGTAGAAAGGTTTAAGTGCGCGTAA
- a CDS encoding glycoside hydrolase family 125 protein, translating into MVAVDSQAKQLARHQWSNSAGEEPILTLPEEVKDRSLYLPVGNEYISIPFLAERDASIGPVNLVLHQARGLVEFSGGQRPFLLPVIEIDGRPLKWDGQLTWERRHGWIPSFSVMAAGRGPELRALQPSLPSPDVDELPVSGMWGPLGQPVDSGPTADPDHPIDPAAAKVAIQGTVFAPPGYQGAVYLLQAQNLGQRAVSLFLGWEGCWRRTLQTIYSSRTVGGLNWAGPWRWGQNLVLESRPGLSLAALAIGASRPVDCFRWSLARASGRGASKPWSLGVPGPELSCANPVPREWSTQEGLRLLFLLGQRYRLEPGQAVDLALYLAAAPEADGAGAHLIDLQRRGWRVLLKENCWWLEARLDRLVENNTTGLDLKGLSGRAVEAVGDRIGGMPRESRPDGPGGEFGQVGRRGQAGHGQPDGPKPGEEWWFKGLGTVGADLLGTMISNLCFGFFYTAAKTIDTQEYCLLTSRSPAYYVSGAFWSRDAWLWSFPALVLLDADLARRILLSVWPRHLAAAGVHSHYLDGAVLYPGFELDQLAAPIVALGHYLDQSGDWSVVEEAPIKAGLKDWEPSLQSWQYVDTGLYATYLDPSDDPVDYPYLTYDNVLVWKALKVLSAIYSYQGNRDKHQQLSVQAQELKAALRRHAVVNGPLGPMWAWSIDGQGNYRLYDNPPGSLQLLPFYGFCSPDDPVYLNTLAWIYSPHNPYYYPHACPPGLGGVHAANPWPLAAASALLVLAGPSGEEVKTLAVEPYYWQALRFFQEARMDNGLGCESVDPASGKVKTGAAFASAAGFIGYALYRALASRALRAGRADGMHPNVGL; encoded by the coding sequence GTGGTGGCAGTGGATTCACAAGCCAAGCAACTAGCCCGGCACCAATGGTCCAACAGCGCGGGCGAGGAGCCCATCCTTACCCTGCCGGAAGAGGTTAAGGATCGATCCTTGTACCTTCCGGTGGGCAATGAGTATATCAGCATCCCTTTTCTGGCGGAAAGGGATGCTTCCATTGGCCCGGTCAACCTGGTGTTGCACCAGGCCCGGGGTTTGGTGGAGTTCTCGGGAGGGCAGCGCCCTTTTCTTTTGCCGGTGATCGAAATCGATGGCCGGCCGCTGAAATGGGATGGCCAATTGACCTGGGAGCGGCGACATGGCTGGATTCCCAGCTTTTCGGTCATGGCTGCTGGCCGGGGGCCCGAGCTCCGAGCGCTGCAGCCATCCTTGCCCAGCCCAGACGTTGATGAACTCCCTGTGTCTGGCATGTGGGGCCCGCTAGGCCAACCTGTGGATTCCGGACCTACTGCCGATCCAGACCACCCAATCGACCCCGCGGCAGCCAAAGTGGCCATCCAGGGCACAGTTTTTGCTCCCCCTGGTTACCAAGGGGCAGTCTACCTACTTCAGGCACAAAACCTGGGCCAGCGCGCGGTTTCCTTATTCCTGGGTTGGGAAGGGTGCTGGCGGCGGACCTTGCAGACCATCTATAGCTCCCGGACGGTTGGCGGCCTGAATTGGGCTGGCCCCTGGCGCTGGGGGCAGAATTTGGTTTTGGAATCCCGGCCGGGGCTGAGTTTGGCCGCCTTGGCCATTGGCGCCTCTCGCCCGGTGGACTGCTTTCGCTGGAGCTTAGCTCGGGCAAGTGGGCGGGGCGCTTCTAAGCCTTGGAGCTTGGGCGTCCCTGGGCCAGAACTGAGCTGCGCTAATCCTGTGCCCCGGGAGTGGTCGACCCAGGAGGGGCTCAGGCTTTTGTTCCTCTTGGGGCAGCGCTACCGGTTAGAGCCGGGGCAAGCCGTAGATTTAGCCTTGTACCTGGCCGCGGCCCCCGAAGCTGACGGTGCCGGTGCCCACCTGATCGATCTTCAGCGGCGGGGTTGGAGGGTGCTGCTGAAAGAAAACTGCTGGTGGCTAGAAGCCCGGCTGGACAGATTAGTTGAGAACAATACCACTGGCTTGGACCTAAAAGGGCTGAGCGGCCGTGCAGTGGAGGCCGTGGGTGACAGGATAGGTGGAATGCCAAGGGAAAGCCGACCTGATGGACCAGGTGGGGAATTTGGGCAGGTTGGGCGGCGGGGCCAAGCTGGGCACGGTCAGCCCGATGGGCCCAAGCCGGGGGAAGAATGGTGGTTTAAGGGTCTAGGGACGGTTGGTGCTGATCTATTAGGAACCATGATTTCTAATCTCTGCTTTGGTTTCTTTTACACGGCGGCCAAGACCATCGATACCCAAGAATATTGTCTGCTCACTTCCCGCAGCCCGGCCTACTATGTGAGCGGCGCCTTCTGGTCGCGGGATGCTTGGCTATGGTCCTTCCCGGCCCTGGTACTCCTAGATGCGGATCTGGCCCGGCGGATCCTGCTCTCGGTGTGGCCCCGCCACCTTGCTGCTGCCGGCGTTCACAGCCATTACCTGGATGGCGCCGTCCTTTACCCTGGTTTTGAGTTGGACCAGCTAGCGGCGCCAATCGTTGCCCTGGGGCATTATCTTGACCAAAGCGGGGATTGGTCGGTGGTTGAAGAGGCACCGATAAAGGCGGGGCTAAAAGACTGGGAGCCAAGCCTCCAATCCTGGCAGTATGTTGATACCGGGCTTTATGCTACCTATCTCGACCCTTCCGATGATCCGGTAGATTACCCCTATCTGACCTATGACAACGTCTTGGTGTGGAAGGCGCTGAAGGTCTTGTCGGCAATATACAGTTATCAGGGGAACCGAGACAAGCACCAGCAACTTTCGGTCCAGGCCCAGGAACTTAAGGCCGCCTTGCGCCGCCATGCGGTTGTCAATGGCCCCTTGGGTCCCATGTGGGCTTGGTCTATTGATGGCCAGGGAAATTACCGCCTCTATGACAATCCTCCCGGCAGCCTCCAGCTTTTGCCATTTTATGGCTTCTGCTCGCCGGATGACCCCGTGTATCTAAATACCCTGGCTTGGATCTACTCACCCCACAACCCTTATTATTATCCTCATGCTTGTCCGCCGGGACTGGGGGGTGTCCACGCGGCCAACCCTTGGCCTTTGGCGGCCGCCAGCGCCCTTTTGGTTCTGGCGGGGCCTTCTGGTGAGGAGGTCAAGACGCTGGCGGTGGAGCCCTATTACTGGCAAGCCCTAAGGTTTTTCCAAGAGGCCAGGATGGACAACGGCTTGGGCTGCGAAAGCGTTGACCCGGCTAGTGGCAAGGTAAAGACGGGAGCGGCCTTCGCCAGTGCCGCCGGGTTCATCGGTTATGCCCTCTATCGGGCGCTGGCGAGTCGAGCTTTGAGAGCTGGGCGGGCAGATGGGATGCATCCCAATGTTGGGCTG